A single region of the Candidatus Poribacteria bacterium genome encodes:
- a CDS encoding SDR family NAD(P)-dependent oxidoreductase, which yields MNLTDKIAIVTGAGQGIGKAIALRLAQAGANVAIMDLNMAAAEVVVQEIEGIGRKALPVQADVSQSAYVNAAVEEVISTFGRVDILVNNAGIAGRTLPLTDLEDADWDAVIGVNLTGVFLCCKAVIAPMIAQDYGRIVNIASIAGKEGNPTLIPYSVSKAGVICLTKALAKEVTDYNIRVNAVSPAVIQTPILEGMAQSTIDYMVGKIPLGRVGKPEEVAAVVNFLASDEASFVTGQCYDVSGGRATY from the coding sequence ATGAATCTAACGGATAAAATTGCGATTGTGACAGGGGCGGGACAAGGTATCGGTAAAGCAATTGCGCTGAGACTCGCGCAGGCAGGCGCGAATGTGGCTATCATGGATTTAAACATGGCGGCGGCTGAAGTGGTGGTGCAGGAAATCGAAGGTATTGGACGCAAAGCATTGCCCGTTCAAGCAGACGTATCGCAGTCCGCGTATGTCAACGCTGCAGTCGAAGAGGTGATTTCAACCTTCGGTCGCGTTGATATTCTCGTCAACAACGCCGGGATTGCGGGACGTACGCTGCCATTGACGGACTTGGAAGATGCGGACTGGGATGCCGTGATCGGTGTGAATCTCACAGGGGTGTTTCTCTGTTGTAAAGCAGTGATTGCACCGATGATCGCGCAGGATTATGGCAGGATTGTGAATATTGCCTCAATTGCTGGCAAAGAGGGAAATCCGACGCTTATCCCGTATTCGGTATCTAAGGCAGGGGTCATCTGTCTGACGAAGGCACTTGCTAAAGAGGTAACGGACTATAACATTCGTGTGAACGCGGTATCGCCTGCTGTGATTCAAACACCTATTCTGGAAGGTATGGCACAATCGACGATTGACTATATGGTCGGCAAGATTCCGTTGGGGCGCGTAGGGAAACCCGAAGAGGTTGCGGCTGTCGTGAATTTCTTGGCTTCGGACGAGGCGAGTTTTGTGACGGGGCAATGCTATGATGTCAGCGGCGGAAGAGCGACATATTAA
- a CDS encoding carboxymuconolactone decarboxylase family protein, with protein sequence MAWIQTVDEADATGIVKAEYDAAIARAGELYNIVKLFSARPKSMRAFVELYKVVMHDEDCPLSQMQREMIATVVSKVNECDY encoded by the coding sequence ATGGCATGGATCCAAACTGTAGATGAAGCCGATGCAACCGGCATCGTGAAAGCGGAATACGATGCTGCGATCGCGCGTGCTGGGGAACTTTACAATATCGTCAAACTCTTTAGTGCGAGACCGAAAAGCATGCGTGCTTTCGTTGAACTCTATAAAGTGGTGATGCACGATGAGGATTGCCCGCTGAGTCAGATGCAGCGCGAAATGATTGCGACTGTTGTCTCAAAAGTGAATGAATGCGACTACTGA
- a CDS encoding insulinase family protein has product METIRMPEVDLRPGEQLHGFEVKAVTPIDELRAVTVELAHQHSGARLLHLYTEDTENLFSINFPTPPSDDTGVPHILEHAVLAGSHKFPVKEPFFEMIKMSMATFINAMTSSDFTCYPVSSNVKKDLFNLAEVYFDAVFHPLLTENTFKREGHHLAPADPDNPTGDLKITGIVYNEMKGAFSDPEARLYRSMSNKLLPDTLYACESGGDPVAIPDLTYAQLKAFHETYYHPSNGYFILYGDIPTKDYLAFLADKLDKIPRNAASTALRPLRPEVTHQPKWDAPRTVKDTYPVGADEPLTEKTYLMLSWLIGDATNVQEVVLGQILSLILMGNEAAPLRKAIIDSKLGTDIASASASSIGPAAIFYVALKGSEADRIEAFTQLVTDTLIQIADSAIDNEKVEAAFQQLTYHYQEVASMFPLRMLYRVINGWIYEKESDTFLKIRETFADVHQQWLENPSIFSDFIRENFIENPHRLTNILSPDRDMQTKMDAELVERMKETRAQLTDEEVQRIAADAAELERLNGVPNPPEALAKLPQLQVSDLPEKPKHIPTTVENVGGQDLLHNDVFANGINYLVLNFNLQGLPQHLWACIPRYADAISKLGAADMSYEEMAQRTSAVTGGIGCSPWFSTHALDPNRSMQSMSFNLKALDGKMDAALDVLHDLIFAVNPRDTERLQDVLTQAVAEYQTEMIHDGSSTAIHHASRGLSSNAHLAEIIYGLPQLRSSEKLLNGFDELNADLMGHIEGIRDFLLTRGRVTASFTGSDTAFETTRTKLGAWLGAMRDEPVASELIAFQQFETPPREGLAGPIQIAHCAHVMPAPHYSHPDSTLLTIGAHLIRLDYILSEIRFKGNAYGARFSYSPSEAVLCQSSFRDPHVARTINVFEQTVDYVKQVEWTQVDIDRAIIATAKDGEKPIRPSQAASGALGQHLVGQTREMREERYAQLRQATPAEVKRALLQLLEENRDKAAVCAVSSREKLEAANAELAQPLVIEDILS; this is encoded by the coding sequence TTGGAAACGATCCGGATGCCGGAGGTAGACTTACGCCCCGGCGAACAACTCCACGGCTTTGAGGTAAAAGCCGTTACACCTATCGACGAATTACGTGCAGTGACGGTTGAATTGGCGCATCAACATAGCGGTGCTCGTTTACTGCATCTCTATACAGAAGATACCGAAAATCTTTTCTCCATTAATTTTCCGACCCCGCCATCGGATGATACCGGTGTCCCTCATATCCTTGAGCACGCAGTGTTAGCAGGTTCACACAAATTTCCGGTGAAAGAGCCGTTCTTTGAGATGATTAAAATGAGCATGGCGACGTTTATCAACGCCATGACAAGCTCCGATTTTACCTGCTACCCCGTCTCAAGCAACGTCAAAAAAGACCTCTTCAACTTAGCGGAAGTCTATTTTGACGCGGTCTTCCATCCGCTACTGACGGAAAACACCTTCAAACGCGAAGGACACCATCTCGCACCCGCTGACCCAGATAACCCGACTGGCGATTTAAAAATAACAGGCATCGTCTATAACGAGATGAAAGGCGCATTCTCAGACCCTGAGGCTCGGTTATACCGGTCCATGTCGAATAAACTTCTCCCTGATACGCTTTACGCCTGTGAATCCGGTGGTGACCCTGTTGCTATTCCCGACTTAACTTACGCCCAGCTCAAAGCGTTCCATGAAACCTATTATCATCCGAGCAACGGCTATTTCATTCTCTACGGCGATATTCCAACGAAAGATTACCTCGCCTTCCTCGCCGATAAGTTAGATAAGATCCCGAGGAACGCCGCAAGTACCGCATTGCGTCCATTGCGACCAGAGGTCACACACCAACCCAAATGGGATGCGCCTCGGACTGTAAAGGATACCTATCCGGTTGGGGCAGATGAACCGCTCACGGAAAAGACATATCTCATGCTCAGCTGGCTCATCGGGGATGCTACTAACGTCCAAGAGGTCGTCTTGGGGCAGATTTTGAGCCTCATTCTGATGGGTAATGAAGCCGCACCGCTCCGTAAGGCGATTATTGATTCCAAACTCGGTACCGACATTGCTTCCGCCAGTGCGAGTTCTATCGGTCCCGCAGCTATTTTTTATGTCGCCCTTAAAGGGAGTGAAGCCGATCGCATTGAAGCGTTCACCCAATTGGTCACCGATACCCTAATACAGATTGCGGATTCAGCGATTGATAACGAAAAGGTAGAAGCGGCATTTCAACAATTGACCTATCACTATCAAGAAGTTGCCTCAATGTTCCCGCTCCGTATGCTCTATCGCGTCATCAATGGCTGGATCTATGAAAAAGAGTCGGACACGTTCCTAAAGATCAGAGAGACGTTCGCTGATGTTCATCAACAGTGGCTGGAAAATCCATCAATTTTCAGCGACTTCATCCGCGAAAACTTCATCGAGAATCCACATCGCTTGACCAATATCCTATCTCCTGATCGGGATATGCAGACGAAAATGGATGCGGAACTCGTCGAGCGGATGAAGGAAACCCGAGCACAACTGACGGATGAAGAAGTGCAACGGATTGCCGCTGATGCCGCTGAACTTGAACGCCTTAATGGTGTGCCGAACCCACCAGAGGCACTCGCAAAGCTGCCGCAGCTCCAAGTTAGCGATCTCCCAGAAAAACCGAAACATATCCCCACAACGGTTGAAAATGTCGGTGGGCAGGATCTGCTTCACAACGATGTTTTTGCCAACGGTATTAACTATCTTGTGCTGAATTTCAATTTACAAGGGTTACCGCAGCACCTCTGGGCTTGCATACCCAGATACGCCGATGCAATCAGTAAACTCGGTGCTGCTGACATGAGCTATGAAGAGATGGCGCAACGGACATCAGCGGTTACCGGTGGGATTGGATGCTCACCGTGGTTTTCTACACACGCGCTTGATCCGAATCGCTCTATGCAGAGCATGTCGTTTAACCTTAAAGCACTTGATGGGAAAATGGATGCCGCACTGGATGTCCTCCACGATCTGATTTTCGCTGTGAACCCGCGCGATACTGAACGCCTCCAGGATGTGCTAACGCAAGCCGTCGCAGAATATCAGACAGAGATGATTCATGACGGTTCGAGTACGGCGATTCATCACGCTTCACGTGGACTCTCATCGAACGCGCATCTCGCTGAAATCATCTACGGTCTGCCACAGCTCCGCAGCAGCGAAAAACTTCTCAACGGTTTTGACGAACTTAATGCCGACCTTATGGGTCACATAGAAGGGATACGCGATTTCCTGTTGACACGTGGACGGGTGACCGCCAGTTTTACGGGTTCAGATACCGCTTTTGAAACGACGCGAACCAAACTCGGTGCGTGGCTCGGCGCGATGCGGGACGAGCCTGTTGCTTCTGAATTGATTGCGTTCCAGCAGTTTGAGACACCACCAAGAGAAGGATTGGCGGGTCCCATTCAGATTGCGCACTGCGCGCACGTGATGCCGGCACCGCACTATTCGCACCCGGATTCAACGCTGCTGACGATCGGGGCGCATCTCATTCGGCTCGATTACATACTGAGTGAAATCCGTTTTAAAGGCAATGCTTACGGGGCGAGGTTCTCCTATAGCCCTTCCGAAGCGGTCCTGTGTCAATCCTCATTCCGTGATCCGCACGTCGCTCGCACGATTAACGTCTTTGAGCAGACTGTTGATTACGTTAAACAGGTGGAATGGACGCAGGTAGATATAGACCGTGCGATTATCGCTACGGCGAAAGATGGTGAGAAACCGATCCGTCCGAGCCAAGCCGCAAGCGGTGCCCTCGGTCAACACCTCGTTGGGCAGACGCGCGAGATGCGGGAGGAACGCTACGCCCAACTCCGTCAAGCAACCCCGGCTGAGGTAAAACGGGCACTCCTTCAACTTTTGGAGGAAAACAGGGATAAAGCCGCTGTCTGTGCCGTTTCCAGCCGCGAAAAACTGGAAGCCGCAAACGCCGAATTAGCACAACCGTTGGTCATTGAGGACATTTTAAGTTAA
- a CDS encoding D-2-hydroxyacid dehydrogenase produces the protein MDTLKTLIGSRQAPEIEAMLSDVPTGVEVRFLPHGEPLREHIADIEILFGHIGEDTMPEATALRWVHQPHAGVEGFMYPAFKDSDVMLTNCRGLYGTQIAEHAFALLLSITRQIPTQLEFMKTKHWERVPCIELAGMTMGILGLGGIGKAIAARAQAFEFNVIAADAEPIDKPDTISELFGLDGLMAFLAKSHILVVCCPSTPETHKLLSHAQFNQMPDDSYVVNISRGKVIDEAALVAALQSGKLAGAGLDVTYTEPCPPENPLWEQQNVILTSHSAGASQHIRRRAMQLFIDNLHHYVAGEPLVNVVDKQKGY, from the coding sequence ATGGATACGCTGAAAACTCTAATCGGCAGCCGTCAAGCACCAGAAATTGAAGCAATGCTCTCAGATGTCCCTACCGGTGTTGAAGTGCGCTTTTTACCGCACGGCGAACCCTTGCGTGAACACATCGCTGATATTGAAATCTTGTTCGGACACATCGGCGAGGATACAATGCCAGAGGCGACCGCGTTACGCTGGGTACACCAACCCCATGCTGGTGTGGAAGGGTTTATGTATCCGGCATTCAAAGATAGTGATGTCATGCTTACCAATTGTCGAGGCTTGTACGGCACACAGATCGCAGAACACGCCTTCGCTTTACTTTTGTCTATTACCCGGCAAATCCCTACACAATTGGAGTTCATGAAAACAAAGCATTGGGAGCGTGTGCCGTGTATTGAACTCGCAGGGATGACGATGGGTATTCTTGGACTCGGTGGTATCGGAAAGGCAATTGCAGCACGCGCACAAGCATTTGAATTTAACGTCATCGCCGCTGATGCCGAACCGATTGATAAACCTGATACAATCTCAGAACTCTTCGGTTTAGATGGGTTGATGGCGTTTCTCGCGAAGTCACACATCCTTGTCGTGTGCTGCCCGAGCACCCCGGAAACGCATAAACTCCTGTCACATGCGCAGTTCAATCAGATGCCAGATGATAGTTACGTGGTGAATATTAGTCGAGGTAAGGTAATCGATGAAGCAGCATTAGTAGCAGCACTTCAGAGTGGAAAATTAGCGGGGGCGGGGTTAGATGTGACCTATACAGAACCGTGCCCGCCGGAGAACCCATTGTGGGAACAGCAAAACGTGATCCTAACTTCACACAGTGCGGGTGCCTCACAGCACATTCGGAGGCGCGCCATGCAACTCTTTATTGATAATCTACACCACTATGTGGCAGGTGAACCCTTAGTCAACGTTGTTGATAAGCAGAAGGGATACTAA
- a CDS encoding Gfo/Idh/MocA family oxidoreductase, translated as MSQKTYRAAAIGHTGAGNFGHGLHTPYKDIENVEFIAVSDPNEEGREKAAAEAGALRSYADYRAMLEKEDLNLVSVCPRWTSEHLAMVTACLEAGCHVYSEKPMTSTLADGDVIVETAKANGLKVAVAHQAVYLPATHAIREMLNDGKIGAIQAIYASGKQDRRGGGEDMIVLGTHLFNMMRFFVGDVAWMQSHVTTDGKEVAYGGDHEPTEPVGPVAGDCINSYFAFKSGVSGFFQSRRDQAGSGRYGMEIVGSEGIFSLRGDVANRLMVYPYPVLVPSNPDQAWEAIDLDDTPFSSGNELAIRDLIDAAENDRKPISAAEDAVAALEMILGAYESQLTGERVPFPIANREHPLSR; from the coding sequence ATGAGCCAGAAAACATATCGCGCCGCTGCAATCGGACATACCGGTGCTGGCAATTTCGGACACGGACTTCATACCCCATACAAAGACATAGAGAATGTCGAATTTATCGCTGTCTCTGATCCGAACGAAGAAGGTAGAGAAAAAGCTGCCGCGGAAGCGGGGGCATTGCGCAGTTACGCCGATTATCGGGCGATGCTTGAAAAAGAGGATCTCAACCTCGTGAGCGTCTGTCCGCGCTGGACCTCAGAACACCTCGCTATGGTGACCGCTTGTCTTGAGGCAGGTTGCCACGTCTACTCCGAGAAACCGATGACGAGTACACTCGCTGACGGTGATGTAATCGTTGAGACAGCGAAAGCGAACGGGTTAAAGGTCGCTGTGGCGCATCAGGCGGTCTATCTTCCAGCGACACATGCGATTCGGGAGATGCTTAACGATGGGAAAATTGGGGCGATCCAAGCCATCTATGCCAGCGGAAAACAAGATAGACGCGGCGGCGGTGAGGATATGATTGTCCTCGGTACACACCTATTTAATATGATGCGTTTCTTCGTCGGCGATGTCGCATGGATGCAGTCGCATGTCACCACAGACGGCAAAGAGGTCGCTTATGGCGGTGACCACGAACCGACAGAGCCTGTCGGCCCCGTCGCGGGTGATTGCATCAATAGTTACTTCGCTTTCAAAAGCGGTGTCTCTGGCTTCTTTCAGTCCCGGAGAGATCAGGCTGGCTCCGGCAGATACGGCATGGAGATCGTTGGCAGCGAAGGCATATTCTCACTTCGCGGTGATGTCGCAAATCGACTCATGGTCTACCCCTATCCGGTACTCGTGCCTTCAAACCCAGACCAAGCGTGGGAAGCCATTGACTTAGACGATACGCCGTTCTCCAGTGGCAACGAACTCGCGATTCGCGATCTCATTGATGCTGCCGAAAACGATCGAAAACCCATTTCCGCAGCCGAAGACGCTGTCGCGGCATTGGAGATGATCCTCGGCGCGTACGAATCCCAGCTGACAGGAGAACGCGTTCCTTTCCCGATTGCGAACCGCGAACACCCTTTAAGCAGATAA
- a CDS encoding PQQ-binding-like beta-propeller repeat protein, whose product MRSIAILTICIFALAAVATIASQPVDFEKNWHHWRGPHATGAAIDANPPTTWSEDENIRWKVAIPGTGHAAPIVWEDKIFIQTAIKSEAPPEKPEQEADDGNPFSGFFQERRGGRGVADIYKFDLIALDRSNGDILWQKTLREIKPHEGTHQDASFASNSPVTDGEFVYAYFGSRGLYCVDMMGNVKWEKDIGTMYKRNTFGEGSCPALYENTLVIVQDHEGDSFITAIDKRTGDTLWKTDRDERTTWFSPIIVEHNGKAQVVTTGTNRVRSYDLATGELLWDGDGLTANSIPSPVAADGYVYLMSGFRGSDLQAVHLAEATGDITDSEAIVWRHNRNTPYVPSPLLYKDTIYFLKSNDGILSAFNITGVSLYGPERLQGVSNVYASIVGAADRIYIAGRNGTTNVIQYGSQFKVLAENKLDDSFNASPAIVGSELYLRGTHHLYCIAE is encoded by the coding sequence ATGAGAAGCATCGCAATTTTGACAATCTGTATCTTTGCTTTAGCAGCCGTAGCCACAATTGCCTCGCAACCAGTGGATTTTGAGAAAAACTGGCATCACTGGCGCGGCCCACACGCAACGGGTGCTGCGATTGACGCGAATCCACCTACGACATGGAGCGAAGACGAGAACATCCGATGGAAAGTCGCTATCCCCGGTACAGGACACGCCGCGCCGATCGTCTGGGAAGATAAAATCTTCATCCAGACCGCAATCAAAAGCGAAGCACCCCCAGAAAAACCAGAACAGGAAGCAGATGATGGCAATCCTTTCAGCGGTTTCTTTCAAGAGAGACGCGGCGGTCGTGGTGTCGCGGATATATACAAATTTGACCTTATCGCACTTGACCGCAGCAACGGGGACATCCTCTGGCAGAAAACACTCCGTGAGATCAAACCGCACGAAGGCACTCACCAAGATGCCAGTTTCGCTTCTAATTCGCCTGTAACCGATGGTGAATTCGTCTACGCCTACTTCGGTTCGCGTGGACTCTATTGCGTTGATATGATGGGTAACGTAAAGTGGGAAAAAGACATCGGCACAATGTATAAGCGTAATACATTCGGTGAAGGCAGCTGCCCAGCACTCTATGAAAATACACTCGTTATTGTGCAGGACCACGAGGGTGATTCCTTCATCACCGCTATTGACAAACGAACAGGTGATACCCTCTGGAAAACTGACCGCGATGAAAGAACAACTTGGTTCTCGCCTATTATTGTTGAGCACAATGGAAAAGCACAGGTGGTTACGACAGGCACGAACCGTGTCCGCAGTTACGATTTGGCAACCGGCGAGCTTTTATGGGACGGCGACGGTTTGACCGCTAACAGCATCCCTTCACCCGTTGCTGCTGATGGGTACGTTTATCTTATGAGCGGTTTCCGAGGCAGCGACCTGCAGGCGGTTCACCTCGCAGAGGCAACGGGCGATATTACCGACTCTGAAGCGATTGTCTGGCGACATAATCGCAATACCCCTTATGTGCCATCACCGCTACTCTATAAGGATACGATCTATTTTTTGAAAAGTAACGACGGTATCCTCTCTGCCTTTAATATCACGGGCGTATCGCTCTACGGACCTGAACGGTTACAGGGTGTCTCTAATGTTTACGCCTCAATTGTCGGTGCGGCGGATCGGATTTATATCGCTGGGCGAAACGGCACAACGAATGTTATCCAATATGGATCCCAATTCAAGGTTTTAGCAGAAAATAAATTAGATGACAGTTTCAATGCATCGCCTGCGATTGTGGGTTCGGAGTTGTACCTCCGTGGCACGCATCATCTCTACTGCATCGCGGAATAA
- a CDS encoding PQQ-like beta-propeller repeat protein, whose product MKQLTYLLVVLFIIAGFASADEWSQWRGENREGVWNETGIIEKFEGPEIPIRWRVPIGSGYSGPSVADGRVYITDRLDKPKQVERVHCFDWETGEQLWSYTYDAVYKIDYTAGPRANVTIHDGLAYALGSMGHLHCFDAVTGEVVWKRDLNAEYNINMPIWGIACAPIVEAENLIVQIGGKPDACIVAFDRKTGEEKWKALNDNASYSAPIVITQAGKRVLICWTGANIAALNPETGAVHWLYPFLPKSFEIAIATPIFDQNELFVTEFQQGSLLLKLSSDELTAERIWHRKGKNEQNTDALQTTMATPVRIGDYIYGVDSYGELRCLDARNGDRIWEDLSAVRKARWSNIHFVSHPVSGDNRVWMFNEHGELLITELSPEGLNIISRAKLIEPTRDQLNRRGGVTWSHPAFAYKHVFARNDNELVCANLAKNEK is encoded by the coding sequence ATGAAGCAACTTACATATCTACTTGTAGTACTCTTTATCATCGCGGGATTCGCGAGTGCAGATGAATGGTCTCAATGGCGCGGTGAAAATCGCGAAGGTGTTTGGAACGAAACCGGCATCATTGAAAAATTCGAGGGACCGGAAATTCCGATCCGCTGGCGTGTGCCTATCGGGAGCGGCTACAGTGGTCCCAGCGTTGCTGACGGACGCGTCTATATTACGGATCGTCTCGATAAACCGAAACAGGTCGAACGCGTTCACTGCTTCGATTGGGAAACCGGGGAGCAACTCTGGTCTTACACCTATGATGCCGTATACAAAATCGACTATACAGCAGGCCCCCGTGCGAATGTTACGATCCACGATGGACTCGCTTACGCCTTAGGCTCGATGGGACATCTTCACTGTTTCGACGCTGTTACGGGTGAGGTCGTATGGAAAAGAGATCTCAATGCCGAATATAATATTAATATGCCGATCTGGGGCATCGCGTGCGCACCGATTGTTGAGGCGGAAAACCTTATCGTTCAAATCGGCGGTAAGCCGGATGCCTGTATTGTCGCATTTGACAGGAAAACCGGTGAGGAAAAGTGGAAAGCATTGAACGATAACGCCTCTTATTCGGCACCTATTGTCATCACACAGGCAGGCAAACGCGTCTTAATCTGTTGGACAGGTGCTAACATCGCCGCCCTTAATCCAGAAACGGGAGCCGTACACTGGCTCTATCCGTTCCTACCGAAAAGTTTTGAGATTGCTATCGCTACCCCTATTTTCGATCAGAATGAATTGTTCGTTACTGAGTTCCAGCAAGGATCTCTTCTCCTGAAGCTGTCATCGGATGAATTGACAGCAGAACGCATTTGGCATCGCAAGGGAAAGAACGAACAGAACACCGATGCACTTCAGACGACAATGGCGACACCTGTCCGAATAGGTGATTACATCTACGGCGTGGATAGTTACGGTGAACTCCGTTGTCTCGATGCCCGAAACGGGGATCGGATTTGGGAGGACCTCTCTGCTGTGCGGAAGGCGCGTTGGAGTAACATCCATTTCGTCAGCCACCCGGTCTCAGGAGATAACAGGGTCTGGATGTTCAACGAACACGGCGAACTCCTCATCACGGAACTCTCTCCTGAAGGGCTTAATATTATCAGTCGTGCCAAATTAATCGAACCGACACGCGACCAATTGAACCGCAGAGGCGGTGTTACATGGTCACACCCAGCGTTTGCCTATAAACATGTCTTTGCCAGAAACGACAACGAACTTGTTTGTGCTAACTTAGCAAAGAACGAAAAATAA
- a CDS encoding thiol oxidoreductase — protein MKKLTLLSIFVALIAFAFINGCDGRIKFPQLIIPPDDTVESPLGDFETPFDMLSHDLNATFARGEEAFTTVFTVEEGLGPIFNNTGCISCHPGNGRGTPDLALTRFSIGHDLIPDLGGPQFQNKAIPGAPYEVLPVDVNKSTRLPPPIFGLGLIENIPVETILSYADETDADGDGISGRPNWVTPPDYVPSTEIGSGPGQQFGRFSRKAQVSSLVQQVAEAFQQDIGITNGFIPEEHFHEGDTVPDPEIDKLTVMETIVFLRLLSPPPRGEITPKIKSGEALFNKIECASCHVPTMQTGPSPIDALNEVEVHLYSDLLLHDMGEELADNRPDGSATGREWRTPPLWGTRLVAEFLGGTPFFLHDGRATTLEGAIRAHGGEAQNAKEAFFNLSETDQQAVIAFIKSL, from the coding sequence TTGAAAAAGCTAACTTTGCTTTCAATTTTTGTTGCTCTTATCGCTTTCGCATTCATAAATGGGTGTGACGGTAGGATTAAATTTCCGCAGCTAATAATACCCCCAGACGATACTGTTGAATCCCCACTTGGTGATTTCGAGACACCTTTCGATATGCTATCTCACGACTTGAACGCAACTTTTGCACGGGGAGAAGAGGCCTTTACAACAGTCTTCACAGTAGAGGAAGGATTGGGGCCAATTTTCAATAATACTGGTTGTATAAGTTGCCACCCCGGAAATGGTAGAGGTACGCCAGATTTAGCACTTACCCGATTTAGTATAGGACATGACCTTATTCCTGATTTGGGTGGACCTCAGTTTCAAAACAAAGCTATTCCCGGGGCACCTTACGAAGTACTTCCTGTGGATGTCAATAAATCGACACGGCTCCCGCCGCCCATTTTTGGGTTGGGACTCATTGAAAATATTCCCGTTGAAACAATTTTGTCATACGCCGATGAGACCGATGCCGATGGCGATGGTATTTCCGGTAGACCTAACTGGGTAACACCGCCGGATTACGTCCCATCTACCGAGATCGGAAGTGGACCTGGTCAACAATTTGGAAGGTTCAGTCGTAAGGCACAAGTCTCGTCACTTGTTCAGCAAGTTGCAGAAGCGTTCCAACAAGATATTGGTATCACAAACGGCTTTATCCCTGAGGAACATTTTCATGAGGGAGACACCGTTCCCGATCCAGAGATTGATAAATTAACCGTCATGGAAACTATCGTTTTCCTGCGCTTGCTTTCACCACCGCCACGCGGCGAGATTACACCAAAGATCAAAAGCGGAGAGGCACTTTTCAACAAGATTGAATGTGCTTCGTGTCATGTTCCAACGATGCAGACGGGACCGTCTCCCATTGATGCTTTGAACGAAGTAGAGGTCCACCTCTACTCTGACCTGCTTTTGCACGATATGGGTGAGGAATTAGCCGATAACCGTCCGGATGGTTCTGCCACAGGTAGAGAGTGGCGAACGCCACCACTCTGGGGAACGCGATTGGTCGCAGAGTTCTTGGGCGGAACACCCTTTTTCCTCCACGACGGGCGCGCAACGACGCTTGAAGGTGCCATCCGCGCACACGGCGGTGAGGCGCAGAACGCAAAGGAAGCGTTCTTTAATCTGTCTGAAACGGATCAGCAGGCAGTCATTGCTTTTATTAAGTCGCTTTAG
- a CDS encoding peroxidase, with protein sequence MRAQFTDTQIGQIITDFQTADIDETTKAILEFAVKVTKAASTITPTDLDHLRSYGLTDEALFAIVEIVGFFNYVNRIADAFGIELDDFLQQRRNFNESNG encoded by the coding sequence TTGCGGGCACAATTCACGGACACACAAATTGGGCAGATAATCACAGATTTCCAGACAGCGGATATTGACGAAACCACGAAAGCGATCTTGGAATTTGCCGTTAAGGTGACAAAAGCAGCATCCACTATCACACCGACAGACTTAGACCATCTCCGCAGTTATGGACTCACTGATGAGGCACTCTTTGCTATTGTGGAGATCGTCGGTTTTTTCAACTACGTAAATCGGATCGCGGATGCTTTCGGAATTGAATTAGATGATTTTTTGCAACAAAGGAGGAATTTTAATGAATCTAACGGATAA
- a CDS encoding 4a-hydroxytetrahydrobiopterin dehydratase — protein MAAKKLSDAQIQANLEQVDGWTIEDGKLHKEFQFDTFVTAFGFMAQLALVAESMNHHPEWFNVYNRVTIDLTTHDAGGISELDFQWAKQADSIGS, from the coding sequence ATGGCAGCGAAAAAACTCTCAGATGCTCAAATCCAAGCAAACCTTGAACAAGTTGACGGTTGGACGATCGAAGACGGTAAACTGCACAAGGAATTCCAGTTTGACACCTTCGTTACGGCGTTCGGGTTCATGGCACAACTCGCTTTAGTCGCTGAATCGATGAATCACCATCCCGAATGGTTCAACGTCTATAACCGCGTGACAATCGACCTAACGACCCATGATGCAGGCGGTATCAGCGAATTGGACTTTCAGTGGGCAAAGCAAGCAGATTCAATTGGTAGCTAA